The segment TTATAGTACCGATGAGAATCTCTGGGGAAGGAGTATTGAGTGCGGTGTATTGGAAGATCCATGGGTTGAGCCGCCTGAAGATGTTTTTACATGGACAAAAAATACAAATGACGCCCCGGACGACCCTGAATATCTGGAGATTTATTTTGAGAGGGGAATCCCGGTGGCAGTAAATGATGAGGAGATGGACGGCATTACTCTTATCAACACCTTAAATGAAAGAGGTGGAAAACATGGCATCGGGCGTATCGATCATGTGGAAAACCGGCTTGTAGGCATTAAGTCCAGAGAGGTTTACGAAGCTCCTGCTGCGGTTATTTTGCATGCAGCGCACAGATCTCTGGAAGGTATGATTATGACAAAAGACGCTTTACGGTTTAAGGATATAGTATCTGCCCATTATGCTGATTTAATTTATAATGGTCTTTGGTTTTCCGCCCTTCATCAGGATTTGGTGGCATATGTGCTGAGCAGCCAACGAATTGTGAAGGGCACCATACGGCTGAAATTGTCAAAAGGAACTTGTACGGTAGTAGGACGCAAATCCCCCTTTTCTCTTTATAGTGAAACGCTTGCTACCTATCAAAGTGAAGATGCTTTTGATCATAGCGCATCCCTTGGATTTATTAAAATATATGGTTTGCCAGCCAGGACTCAGTCTCAAAAACAACTCAATATTCTGACAGGGAGGGAGACCTTGTATCTGGATTCAATTATGCCGCCGAAGATTCCCTCTGTTGAAATATCAGAATTGGAGAAAAAAAAGGTGAAACAATGAATGTATTGCTGTTGTTCCCCCCATCCTGGCATCCTTCTCAGCCTTATTTGAGCTTACCTTCGTTAACAGGGTTTTTAAGGCAAAACAGTATTGGCACCGTTCTGCAAAAAGACCTGAATATCGAGATACTGGATATGCTCCTTACCAAAAAGACTTGCAATGAATTTTATCAGAGAATTATGGATAAATTAAGACATGTGAACGGATACGGGGAGAAGTCCAGGGGGGGGGCATCTTCAAAGTTTCAGAAAGAACGTATTGATGCATGGACCCATGCGGTGGAAACCCTTCCTGCAATAATGGATAAATTGGAATTTGCAAAAAGTACTTTAAGGTCTGAGGGTTTTTACAATCTTGAACTGTATATGGAAAGTGTTTTTACCATCAACGAAGCACTGGGAATTATGTCTGCGCTCTATTATCCCTCATCCCTCAATGCAGTAAGCAATGATTCTAGGCATTCTGTATATTCATCCCGGGAAGTTTTCAAGGCGCTTGATGATGAAGAAGAAAATATGTTTCTCAATCTTTATAAAGACCACTTTCTTTCTTCCCTGTTAGAATTTTCTCCTGATTTACTCGGTATATCCATAACCAGTACTTCTCAAATAATTCCAGGATTAACACTTGCAAAATTGATGAAGGAACGTAATAAAGACATTCATATTACGATTGGTGGAAGCGTGTTTACAAAGCTTATCGATAGTATAAAAAAGACCGATAGATTATTTTCAATCGTGGATAGTTTTATCGTATTTGAAGGCGAGCATGCCCTTTTAAGCCTTGCAGACCAGCTAGATGGCAAGAGGGATTTAAGGAAGGTGCCTAATTTGGTTTACAGGGAGAATGCCGGTACGAAAATCAATGAGCCATTTTATACGGAAGATTTGAATAAGTTGCCCGCACCGGATTTTGATGGCCTTCCTCTGGAACGCTACCTTACCCCTGCTATTGTTCTGCCCGTACAGACATCAAGGGGGTGCTATTACAAAAAATGTGCCTTTTGCAACCTGCATTTGGATCACAGGAGTTTTCGTTTTCGCCGGACAGAACTGCTTATGGAAGACATTCTTACTCTTTCCGGCAAATACCGCACACCATATTTCTTTTTTACTGACGAATCTGTTCCTATGAACAAATTGCGGGAAATTTCACAAGGCTTGCTGGAGAACAAATTAAATATTAAGTGGATGGCCGGGGTTCGATTTGAGCATGCCATTGACGATGGTTTGTTAAATAATATGGCTAAATCGGGATGTAAAAAACTGGTATTTGGTTTGGAATCATACAATCAGCGGATATTGGATATGATGAGGAAGGGGATAAGGACCGACGCGGTGAAAAGGATATTGGATGCCTGTCTGCTGGCAGACATCGCATTCCACCTCTATATCATTATTGGATTTCCGACAGAAACGAAAGAAGAAGCACTTGAGACGCTTAATTTTGTTCTTAAGAAAGAGTATCTGGCCTCACCGGGTTTCTCATGTTTGCCATCACTTTTTGGAATGGAAAAGGATTCTCCGATTACCCATAGCCCGGAGAATTATGGACTAAGGAGCTTGGCTGCGCCCGGAAATGAAGATATGGGATTAGGTTATTTCTATGAGGTAGAATACGGGATGACACCGGAGGACGCAGAGGAAATGTATCGTTACGTTATAAGCCGTTTGAGTGAGGAGTTGTGCCCGTTTCCTTATAACTACTCCCTGTCTGATGGCCTGTTATACATCACCCGTCTGAAAAGTGATGGGTGTAAAGAGAACCTGATGACATAGGAATTTTAAATTAGTTGCATTCCCCTTCATTGTGTGTTTATCCGTAGTGGATTAAAAATGTTTCCATTTAAATCGATTCAAAAACGCCTCATACTGATTTTCTTATTATGTTCATTTATGCCATTATTATTATTGCGTTTTATGGCATTTCCCAAGGCACAAAAGAATCTGGAAGAGGCATTAATAAGGAATCTGGAGGGAGTAAAGCAAAAACAGGTAGAGATTTTAAAGATGTGGTTTGAAGAACGAAGGCTGGATGCAAAAATTGTCAGTAAAAATATCTCTTCTGTAATGTTGAGAGGCAGCAGCGAAGATGCAATAAAAACAATTCAAAATCTGAATGATTATATTGAAATGGTCAAAGCGGAATATGGATATAAAGGGGTATGTGTTACTTCACAGGATGGAATCGTGATTGCTGCGACAGAAGGTAACTTGTCCGGTTATAAAATGGTAAATTATGATTATTGCAGAGAGGCTTTGAACGGGAATGTTTTTCTATCCCGAATCCAATGGATTGCCTGGAGAGGGGGAAAAAGCAAGGCCGATATACCGGTAATGTTTATTTCTGCTCCGCTCAGGGATAACTCTCATGCTATTTTGGGGGCGGTTATCTTTTGGGTGGATATCGTTCCTCTTAGTGAAATTATGAAAACTGCCCGATTAGGAAAAACAGGAGAGACTTTTCTTGTCAACAGAGAGGGCTACATGTTAACGGAGTCAAGGTTTGCCGATGATCTAAGGAAAGCAGGGTTCATTCAGTACGGTACTGCCTTGGAACTGAGAGTAATAAATCCCAACACGGGAAAACTTACGGAGGGGGTGCAGAATTGTCTGAGCCTGGCTAATGGTTATAATACAAATGGTTATGTCAATTATGATGGCAAGAAGGTTTTGGGTGCCTGGTACTGGATTCCGGAGTTTGATTGTGGTCTGCTTGCACAAATTGAAATTCATGAGGGTTACGGAGCTGCCTATGGTTTGAAAAAATTTGTCTTCACAACACTTCTTGTGCTTTCGCTTCCTTTGGCGCTTATTGCATTCTATTTTGGCAAGAGGATATCGGCACCGATCTTGAACATAACAGAGGTAACAAAGAAAATTACCGGTGGTGATTTGGGCCAGAGGGTGAAGGTTCATGGCAAAAGAGACGAAATCGGCGAACTTGCACAGGCATTCAACATCATGGCAGAATCCCTCGAAGAGAAGACAATTAAATTAAAAAACTATACAACTGATCTCGAAATGACAGTAAGAGAGCGTACCTTGGAACTCCAGGAAACAACGAACTTCCTGAATAGTATCCTGGCTGGTTCTACTGAATATTCAATCATTGCTGAGGATTTGTACGGCAATATTCTTGCTTTTAATAAAGGGGCCAGTCTTATTTATGGATATGAACCTGAAGAAGTTATCGGGAAGGCTAACGTAAGAATACTGCACCTGGATGAAGACGTAAAATCAATGAAGGTTGATGATATCCTGGATCTGGCACGTAAAACAGGCCGTTATGAAGGTGAAATAATGAGGAAACGCAAGAATGGGGATATTTTTCCTGTTCATGTGACGATAACGCTACGAAGGGATGAGAATGGGCATCCTGCCGGATTTGTGGTAATATCCAAAGATATTACCAAGGACAGACTGGTGGAACTGGAAAAGGAGGTTCTCAGTAATATTAATAAGACGATTGCGTCAAGCTTGGATATGAAAGAAGTTTATATGAGTATGTATGCCGAACTGAAACGGATCATTGATATAGCATGGTTCAACGTGATATGTATAATAGATGGAGCTGAGATTTCCGAGGATTCTAATATTATTGATGGAGTATTTGTTTCACAGAACTGGTTCAGAAATATTTCCTATCCCTTTGACACAACGGCACAAGGTATTGCGGTTAGAAGCGGTAAGCCTGTATTTATTGCAGATACCGGCGAAGCCAGACATTTTATCGACCGGGAACTTTACAACAAAGGCATACATTCTTACCTGTGTTTTCCATTAAAATCAAAGGGGATTACTATCGGTACCATTACACTGGGAAGCAAAAAAAGAGAGACCATTACAGAGGTACAGTTCGGCTTGCTGAATCAGATTACTACTCAACTAGCTATCGCTATTGAGAATGCCAGGCTTTTTGTATCAATAAAGGAATCAGAAAAAAAATACAGGGATCTTGTTGAGAATGCCCCGGAAATGATTCACGAGGCCAGTCCCGAAGGTAAATTTATTAATATTAACAAAACGGAATTAAATAAATTGGGATACTCACTGGAAGAAATGAGGAAAATGAACCTCAAGGATATTGTTCCGTACGAATATGGTGAAGAGATAGGAAGGTATATGAAACGTGTTATAGAGACAGGAAGCAGCGAACTGGAGACCGTATTTTTGACAAAGTCGGGAAAGGAGATCAATGTAGAGATCAACGGAACAGGTCTTTATAATAAAACCGGTGAATGTATTTGCACAAGAGCCTTTGTACGTGATATTACGGAAAGAAAGAATATGGAAGAACAGATGAGCCGCTCGGAAAAACTGGCATCAATGGGTGAACTGGCTGCTGCAATTGCACATGAAATCAGGAATCCATTAGGGGCAATCTGTAATTCTGTGGGGATATTAGATGCCCATTTAAAATTAACTGGTCAGGATAAAGATCTGCTGGAAATGATCGTCGGGCAATCAGAAAGGCTTGATAGGATTATCAGCGACTTCCTGACCTTCGCACATCCCCGGGAACCATCTTTCTCGCTGCAAAATATACGGGAAGTTATTAAAAACACCGTTTTTTTATTAGAACAGGACAGCCGGTATACAGTTCACATGGAGATAAAGGAGGTTTATGAAAGCGTGTTGCCAAGGGTCTGTATTGACCCGGATCTGATCCACCAGGCATTATGGAACTTGTTAATAAATTCCTTGGATGCTATGCCCAACGGTGGAGAGATCAGGATAATGGTGAGGAAGACGACACTGTTTTTGAGGGATGCCGTGGAAATTGTACTGTCAGATAACGGGAACGGTATACCATCTCAAAACCTGGATAAAATATTTGAACCTTTTTATACTACAAAATCTGAGGGAACAGGATTAGGTCTCTCGGTAGTTCAGCGTATTATTGATGATCACGGTGGGACGGTAGATGTTAAAAGCAAGGAAAATAAAGGCACGACATTTTTTATTAAGCTGCCCATCGAATCAATCGGGAATGGAAAAGAAGTGGAGTAGAAAAAAACCATTTTGTAACTTTTTAACAGAATAGGGAAGAATTATGGAAGAAGGCAAAATCCTTGTTGTAGAAGATCAGGATGCCATGAGGGAATCCCTTGCGATTGCATTCAGGGACGAAGGATATCAGGTAGAGGGAGTTTCAAGCGGAGAAGAGGCGATTCAAAGATTATATGACAACAAAACATATGATCTTGTTATTACCGATTTGAAAATGAAAAAGATCGATGGCCTGGAAGTGCTTAGGGCTGTGAAGGCTGCCAATCCGTCAACAGAAGTGGTGCTTATTACTGCGTATGGTACTATCAGCACTGCCGTCCAGGCAATAAGGGATGGCGCATACGATTATGTGACAAAACCTTTCCGCCATCAGGAAATATTAAGGGTTGTAAAAAAAGCAATCGAGAAGAAAAGCCTGAAAGACAGGGTAAGGTATCTTGAGGGAGAGGTTCGGGAGAAATATAAATTTGAAGGAATTGTAGGTAATTCAAATGCCATGCTTGAGGTATTAAAAACAACATCTCATGTATGCCGCACGGAAAGTAACGTTCTTATAACAGGTGAGAGCGGAACAGGGAAAGAGCTGATTGCAAAGGCAATTCACTATAATAGCCCCCGTAAGGATAGTCAGTTCGTTGTTATTAATTGTGGGGCGTTACCAGAGAATTTACAGGAGAGTGAACTATTCGGGCATGTAAAAGGTGCCTTTACCGGAGCTATTCGGGATAAAATTGGATTATTTCAGCAAGCCCAGAGAGGAACAATCCTGCTTGATGAGATTGGAGAGACCTCGCTTGCCACGCAGGTAAAACTATTGCGGTTTTTGCAAGACGGAGAGATACGCCTTGTTGGTGGAAACAAATCAACCCATGTCGATGCACGCATTATCGCGGCTACCAATGAAAATCTGGAAAAAGCTGTTGAATCAGGTAGGTTCAGAAAGGATCTGTTTTACAGAATAAATGTAATCCGTATCCATCTTCCTCCTCTCAGGGAACGGAGAGAGGACATCCCGCTTTTGGTAGACTATTTTTTGGAAAAAATCAGGGAGAAACTGAAAAAAGGGAGAAAGGTGCTATCAAAGGATGCAATGCATGCGCTGACAAATTATGATTGGCCAGGGAATATCAGGGAACTTCAGAATATGCTGGAAAGGGCTGTTGCTTTATCAAAAAATGAAACGATACAGATGCATGAATTATTACTTCCGGAAGGTGAATTTGGTGCAATTACAAAAAACCCCCTTGAGGATGAAAAAAGGAAGTCATTTATTGTCACATCGCTTGCAGAACAGGAAAAAAAGGCAATTATTGAAGCTCTGAACAAATATGGTGGTAATCAGACAAAAGTTGCTCAGATATTGGGGATATCTACCACGACACTTTGGAGAAAGATAAAAAAATACAGAATTAAATCGCAGCATGAAATATCAGACAATGTCAGCAAACAGGGGTAAAGTCCTTACTATTGCAGGCTCTGATTCAGGGGGTGGTGCAGGGATACAGGCAGATATTAAAACGATTACAGCATTAGGCGGATATGCTACAACTGCCATTACCGCTCTTACTGCGCAAAATACCCTTGGAGTTCATTTTGTCTTTGAGGTGCCGGCATCTTTTGTACAGCAGCAAATTGATGTTGTTCTGACGGACATTGGTACCCATGCCGTTAAGACAGGAATGCTGATGAACAAAGAAATAGTAGAAGTTGTTACCTTAAAGGTTCAGGAATATGGCATTGCATGTGTTATTGTAGATCCGGTTATGCTGTCCAAGAACGGGAAAAGATTGCTTTCTCCTGACGCGATGAATGACCTCATCAGGAAATTGTTCCCCTTGTCTTTTCTTGTTACGCCAAATATCCCTGAGGCAGAGTATATCGCGAATAAAAAAATAAAAAACCCGCGTGATATGAAAGAGGTTGCAAGGTACATCCATGGGCTGGGCCCTTCGCATGTCCTTATCAAAGGCGGACATGCGGAGAGATTGCATGGTAGCGATAAAGTGATTGATATATTATATAACGGAAGTCGTTTTCTGGAGATTGAAGGTGAGTATATACCAACGGATAATACACATGGCACCGGATGTACTTATGCCTCTGCAATAGCAACATATCTGGCGAAAGGTCAAAAGATTACCGATGCAGTTATGCAGGCAAAAAAATTTGTTACCCTATCAATAAAACGGTCATTTAATCCTGGCAGGGGTTACGGGACCCTTGACCAGTTTGGAGCAGCACAATTCCCTTGAATTGATTCTTCTTGGTTGTTATAATTTTTTTCATATACACTTAGTATGTATTTTGTATTTTTACATCATTAACGGGTTATGAGGTGTTTATTTTCAATGCTTCTACGGTAAACTTGATGAAAGAGACTTGAAATATATATTTAATTTACCTTGCATTGAGAATGTGCTGATTATGCAAAACGTTTCTGCACTTGAATCCAGCGTATTGGTACTTAATAAATTTTTTATTGCTCTCCATGTGATTTCTGCAAAGAGGGCATTCGCTCTCTTGTGCAAAGAAACAGCAGAGGTTATTTCTCTGGATGAAGGAAGATTCAATTCCTATAATTTTGAAAGCTGGAAAGATGTTTCCCTCTACAAGGTTAAACTGGCTTTGCCTGATGAGGAACATACCAGCTGGGTTAAAACTATTTCCTATGAGATTGAGGTACCCAAGATTATTCGTCTTTTATTTTATGATAAGCTTCCACAATCAAATGTGAAATTCAACAGACGGAATATATTTGCCCGGGATGAAAACAAATGTCAATATTGCGGTCAACGGTTTCCAACATCAGAACTGAGTTTGGACCACATTGTACCAAAAGCGTATCATGGAAAAACCAACTGGACAAATATTGTGTGTGCTTGTACGGAATGTAATAAAAAGAAGGGAGGAAGGACTCCCGAACAGGCTGGAATGAAGCTGATTCGCAAGCCCGTTAAGCCTAAGCATAGCCCGATATTAAGTCTTAAGTTACGTTCTGATAAATATCGCTCCTGGAAACAATTTTTAGATGAGGCGTATTGGTCTGTCCCACTGGAATAAGACTTTTTTATTGTGAGAAAAACCTAAAAAACGGAATTGTTACCATTTATCTTTGCGGGAATTGTCTATCTTTACTTTTAGAGAATATTATATAAAAGTTATTGCAGGGGAGCGTTCTGGCAGTTTTTCGGGAGCAATCAGGAAGGCGCTTTACCTTATTTCAAAACTGTACGAGTTTGTAGTTAAAACTCGTATTTTTTTTTATAAGAAAGGTATTTTCAAGCGCGTACGTCTCCCTGTACCGGTAATTAGTGTAGGCAATATTACTATTGGAGGAACCGGTAAGACTCCAGTTGTTGAATATGTCTCGAAGTATTTACGGGGTAAGGGGAAAAGGGTTGCTATCCTAAGCAGGGGTTATGCGTCCCGTATAAAACAAAATAATTCTTCATTCGAAGATGCATGCAATGATGAGTATCTCTTATTGAGAGAAAATATTCCTGATGTTCCCAATCTGTTACATAAAGACAGGGTTAAAACAGGATTAAAGGCCATTCAGTATTTTAACGCTGAATATTTAGTGCTTGATGACGGTTTTCAGCATCTTCGTCTTATACGGGATATTGATATGGTAGTTATTGATGCATTGAACCCATTTGGATATGAAGAAATAATTCCATGCGGGATGCTGCGGGAACCCTTAAGAGATCTCGGAAGGGCCGGTATGATCATCCTTACCCATGTGGACCAGTGCGGTCATGATAAAGTCAGGTTCATCATCGGCCGTTTGAATAAATTAGCAGAAGATGTTCCAGTAATACAAACAGTTCATAAACCTGTTTGTTTGGAATTAGTAGATAATGCTTCGTCTCTGGATGTTTGTTATTTATATGGTAAAAGGGTCTTTGCATTCTGTGCTATTGGCAATCCTGTATCGTTTCGGAAAAGTATTGAGGGTTTGGGATGCGTGTTGCTTGGTTTCCGTATATTCCCTGACCACCATATCTATACTGTTTCTGAATTGAAAGAATTGAACAGTGAGGCTCAACGAAATAAACCCGATGCAATTATTATTACCCAAAAGGATAAAGTAAAGATTAAAAATGTTCAAGGTATATGGGATTTCCCGGTATGGGTATTAAAGATGGAGATAGGTATCATTAAGGGTAATGAGATTTTTGAAAATAAGCTCAATACCCTGTTAAATTAATTGTATAGAGTTTTGAATCGAAGAGAATAGGTCAACTTATTCAAGCAGTTTTGTAAACGTTGGCAGGCATAAAATGCCTTTTCCCCAGGGAGGACTTCATACAACTAACTTTAAAGGAGAGAAAATGGCTCATAAGATTACTAATGATTGTATAAATTGTGGTGTATGTGAAAGTGAATGTTCTGTAAGTGCTATAACGGAATCAGGAGACAGAAGGATTATTAATGCAGGTCTTTGTACCGATTGTGGCAATTGTATTTCTGTTTGTCCCGTTGAAGCAATCCTTGCCCCCTGATCTTTCGGAGGAGAGGTATATTTACCTTAAAATCTATGACGCAAAGAGCACCGTTTCCCTTACATGTGTTAAGATAGGCGTCTGTTAACTTTATGGAAGGAACTGGCTGGTGGAACAGCATGAACGAAAGAGTGGTTCCGTTAAACCTTTAGATCTGAATAACATTAGAACATATTCGATAAAGGAGCGAAAGAACCTCTCAAGTATCAACCTGTTTGCCAGACCTGTCTTACCATCGGATGGAGTGCATGCCTTTTTTGAATCCCTGCCAGAAATTTTAGCTTCAGCAAATTTACGGAAAGTTATAGATGCAATAGTTCAGGCATACCAAAATAAACGTCCT is part of the Candidatus Jettenia sp. AMX2 genome and harbors:
- a CDS encoding sigma-54 dependent transcriptional regulator, with product MEEGKILVVEDQDAMRESLAIAFRDEGYQVEGVSSGEEAIQRLYDNKTYDLVITDLKMKKIDGLEVLRAVKAANPSTEVVLITAYGTISTAVQAIRDGAYDYVTKPFRHQEILRVVKKAIEKKSLKDRVRYLEGEVREKYKFEGIVGNSNAMLEVLKTTSHVCRTESNVLITGESGTGKELIAKAIHYNSPRKDSQFVVINCGALPENLQESELFGHVKGAFTGAIRDKIGLFQQAQRGTILLDEIGETSLATQVKLLRFLQDGEIRLVGGNKSTHVDARIIAATNENLEKAVESGRFRKDLFYRINVIRIHLPPLRERREDIPLLVDYFLEKIREKLKKGRKVLSKDAMHALTNYDWPGNIRELQNMLERAVALSKNETIQMHELLLPEGEFGAITKNPLEDEKRKSFIVTSLAEQEKKAIIEALNKYGGNQTKVAQILGISTTTLWRKIKKYRIKSQHEISDNVSKQG
- a CDS encoding radical SAM protein is translated as MNVLLLFPPSWHPSQPYLSLPSLTGFLRQNSIGTVLQKDLNIEILDMLLTKKTCNEFYQRIMDKLRHVNGYGEKSRGGASSKFQKERIDAWTHAVETLPAIMDKLEFAKSTLRSEGFYNLELYMESVFTINEALGIMSALYYPSSLNAVSNDSRHSVYSSREVFKALDDEEENMFLNLYKDHFLSSLLEFSPDLLGISITSTSQIIPGLTLAKLMKERNKDIHITIGGSVFTKLIDSIKKTDRLFSIVDSFIVFEGEHALLSLADQLDGKRDLRKVPNLVYRENAGTKINEPFYTEDLNKLPAPDFDGLPLERYLTPAIVLPVQTSRGCYYKKCAFCNLHLDHRSFRFRRTELLMEDILTLSGKYRTPYFFFTDESVPMNKLREISQGLLENKLNIKWMAGVRFEHAIDDGLLNNMAKSGCKKLVFGLESYNQRILDMMRKGIRTDAVKRILDACLLADIAFHLYIIIGFPTETKEEALETLNFVLKKEYLASPGFSCLPSLFGMEKDSPITHSPENYGLRSLAAPGNEDMGLGYFYEVEYGMTPEDAEEMYRYVISRLSEELCPFPYNYSLSDGLLYITRLKSDGCKENLMT
- a CDS encoding HNH endonuclease, whose product is MQNVSALESSVLVLNKFFIALHVISAKRAFALLCKETAEVISLDEGRFNSYNFESWKDVSLYKVKLALPDEEHTSWVKTISYEIEVPKIIRLLFYDKLPQSNVKFNRRNIFARDENKCQYCGQRFPTSELSLDHIVPKAYHGKTNWTNIVCACTECNKKKGGRTPEQAGMKLIRKPVKPKHSPILSLKLRSDKYRSWKQFLDEAYWSVPLE
- a CDS encoding 4Fe-4S binding protein, whose protein sequence is MAHKITNDCINCGVCESECSVSAITESGDRRIINAGLCTDCGNCISVCPVEAILAP
- a CDS encoding argininosuccinate synthase — encoded protein: MSEQRRKVVLAYSGGLDTSVAIKWISEKYNMDVITVTIDLGAVKDLESVRQKAIKIGAKKALIIDAKDTFVKYFIFPALQAGALYEGIYPLATALSRPLIAKLLADVALEERADAVAHGCTGKGNDQVRLDVSLQVLNPKLEIIAPVREWKMTRDEEIRYAEKHNIPVEANSKNPYSTDENLWGRSIECGVLEDPWVEPPEDVFTWTKNTNDAPDDPEYLEIYFERGIPVAVNDEEMDGITLINTLNERGGKHGIGRIDHVENRLVGIKSREVYEAPAAVILHAAHRSLEGMIMTKDALRFKDIVSAHYADLIYNGLWFSALHQDLVAYVLSSQRIVKGTIRLKLSKGTCTVVGRKSPFSLYSETLATYQSEDAFDHSASLGFIKIYGLPARTQSQKQLNILTGRETLYLDSIMPPKIPSVEISELEKKKVKQ
- the lpxK gene encoding tetraacyldisaccharide 4'-kinase; amino-acid sequence: MSIFTFREYYIKVIAGERSGSFSGAIRKALYLISKLYEFVVKTRIFFYKKGIFKRVRLPVPVISVGNITIGGTGKTPVVEYVSKYLRGKGKRVAILSRGYASRIKQNNSSFEDACNDEYLLLRENIPDVPNLLHKDRVKTGLKAIQYFNAEYLVLDDGFQHLRLIRDIDMVVIDALNPFGYEEIIPCGMLREPLRDLGRAGMIILTHVDQCGHDKVRFIIGRLNKLAEDVPVIQTVHKPVCLELVDNASSLDVCYLYGKRVFAFCAIGNPVSFRKSIEGLGCVLLGFRIFPDHHIYTVSELKELNSEAQRNKPDAIIITQKDKVKIKNVQGIWDFPVWVLKMEIGIIKGNEIFENKLNTLLN
- a CDS encoding PAS domain S-box protein, yielding MPLLLLRFMAFPKAQKNLEEALIRNLEGVKQKQVEILKMWFEERRLDAKIVSKNISSVMLRGSSEDAIKTIQNLNDYIEMVKAEYGYKGVCVTSQDGIVIAATEGNLSGYKMVNYDYCREALNGNVFLSRIQWIAWRGGKSKADIPVMFISAPLRDNSHAILGAVIFWVDIVPLSEIMKTARLGKTGETFLVNREGYMLTESRFADDLRKAGFIQYGTALELRVINPNTGKLTEGVQNCLSLANGYNTNGYVNYDGKKVLGAWYWIPEFDCGLLAQIEIHEGYGAAYGLKKFVFTTLLVLSLPLALIAFYFGKRISAPILNITEVTKKITGGDLGQRVKVHGKRDEIGELAQAFNIMAESLEEKTIKLKNYTTDLEMTVRERTLELQETTNFLNSILAGSTEYSIIAEDLYGNILAFNKGASLIYGYEPEEVIGKANVRILHLDEDVKSMKVDDILDLARKTGRYEGEIMRKRKNGDIFPVHVTITLRRDENGHPAGFVVISKDITKDRLVELEKEVLSNINKTIASSLDMKEVYMSMYAELKRIIDIAWFNVICIIDGAEISEDSNIIDGVFVSQNWFRNISYPFDTTAQGIAVRSGKPVFIADTGEARHFIDRELYNKGIHSYLCFPLKSKGITIGTITLGSKKRETITEVQFGLLNQITTQLAIAIENARLFVSIKESEKKYRDLVENAPEMIHEASPEGKFININKTELNKLGYSLEEMRKMNLKDIVPYEYGEEIGRYMKRVIETGSSELETVFLTKSGKEINVEINGTGLYNKTGECICTRAFVRDITERKNMEEQMSRSEKLASMGELAAAIAHEIRNPLGAICNSVGILDAHLKLTGQDKDLLEMIVGQSERLDRIISDFLTFAHPREPSFSLQNIREVIKNTVFLLEQDSRYTVHMEIKEVYESVLPRVCIDPDLIHQALWNLLINSLDAMPNGGEIRIMVRKTTLFLRDAVEIVLSDNGNGIPSQNLDKIFEPFYTTKSEGTGLGLSVVQRIIDDHGGTVDVKSKENKGTTFFIKLPIESIGNGKEVE
- the thiD gene encoding bifunctional hydroxymethylpyrimidine kinase/phosphomethylpyrimidine kinase translates to MSANRGKVLTIAGSDSGGGAGIQADIKTITALGGYATTAITALTAQNTLGVHFVFEVPASFVQQQIDVVLTDIGTHAVKTGMLMNKEIVEVVTLKVQEYGIACVIVDPVMLSKNGKRLLSPDAMNDLIRKLFPLSFLVTPNIPEAEYIANKKIKNPRDMKEVARYIHGLGPSHVLIKGGHAERLHGSDKVIDILYNGSRFLEIEGEYIPTDNTHGTGCTYASAIATYLAKGQKITDAVMQAKKFVTLSIKRSFNPGRGYGTLDQFGAAQFP